Proteins encoded by one window of Rutidosis leptorrhynchoides isolate AG116_Rl617_1_P2 chromosome 7, CSIRO_AGI_Rlap_v1, whole genome shotgun sequence:
- the LOC139857712 gene encoding protein kinase STUNTED has product MLTVSKSVVNMNQSELAGEFHDRNVAGEGRTVIVGVKLDSQSRALLTWSLVKQAQPGDRVIALHILTNNEIVDREGKSSLLSLVNSFDSVLAVYEGFCNLKQVDLKLKICRGASIKKILVREAKSYGANEVIVGTSRTNHTVRSSSSVAKYCAKKLSKNCSIIAVNSGKVVFHRQSHSSLSGSKGDSDHHKKQLFRLFQKSLSLNPKLLKNGNEENCNKLELALVEVEPDYKLSVLKENCPICSPDSDLHDLEVSCNGDYNEGNSLALVPVQNLEASSTSSSLLLKKVPELRPGWPLLRRAISSNQLPTKRSRVHQISVVQWAMRLPTRHCFQITDIDSTDDHMLNEQKDGSVEINGESGAIVCVGGDDELQTDLSSSPDHDSIRLPKELEGLHEKYSATCRLFQYGELVSATANFKPENMIGKGGNSKVYKGCLPDGKEIAVKILKSSEDVLNEFVLEIEIITALHHQNIISLFGFCFEDNHLLLVYDFLSRGSLEDNLHGNKKNVAFGWSERYKVAVGVAEALVYLHRNCDQTVIHRDVKSSNILLSDDFEPQLSDFGLAKWASTTSSHITCTDVAGTFGYLAPEYFMYGKVTDKIDVYAFGVVLLELLSGRKPISNECPKGEESLVMWAKPILSGGKFSQLLDKSLGDNYDADQMERLALASTLCIRRAPRARPHMTSVLKLLQGDIEVTAWARLELDSTGGSDARLQVLEDEGISQSNIRSHLSLALLDVEDSSLSMSSVEESVSLEDYLRGRWSRSSSFD; this is encoded by the exons ATGTTGACTGTATCAAAATCTGTTGTGAATATGAATCAATCGGAGCTTGCCGGAGAGTTTCATGACCGGAATGTCGCCGGAGAAGGCCGAACGGTTATCGTCGGAGTGAAACTAGATTCACAGAGTAGAGCATTGCTGACGTGGAGCTTAGTTAAACAAGCTCAACCTGGTGATCGTGTTATTGCTCTTCATATTCTCACTAATAACG AAATTGTAGATCGTGAAGGAAAATCGTCTTTGTTATCTCTTGTAAATTCGTTCGATTCTGTTCTGGCTGTTTATGAAGGATTTTGTAACCTTAAACAG GTGGATCTTAAGTTAAAGATATGTAGAGGTGCTTCGATTAAAAAAATTCTAGTCCGAGAAGCAAAATCGTATGGCGCAAATGAAGTTATTGTTGGAACTTCACGGACTAATCATACAGTTAGATCATCATCTTCTGTAGCAAAATACTGTGCTAAAAAACTATCGAAAAATTGTTCTATAATTGCTGTTAATAGTGGAAAAGTTGTTTTTCACAGGCAATCACATTCATCACTATCCGGTTCAAAAG GGGATTCGGATCACCATAAGAAACAATTATTTAGATTATTTCAGAAATCATTGAGTTTAAATCCTAAATTGCTAAAGAATGGAAATGAAGAAAATTGCAATAAATTGGAGTTGGCTTTGGTAGAAGTTGAACCTGACTACAAATTGAGTGTCCTCAAAGAAAATTGTCCAATTTGTTCACCGGATTCAGATCTTCATGATCTTGAGGTTTCTTGTAATGGTGACTACAATGAAGGTAATTCATTGGCTCTAGTACCTGTACAGAATCTAGAAGCTTCATCAACTTCATCTTCTTTGTTACTAAAAAAAGTGCCAGAGTTAAGACCTGGTTGGCCACTCCTTCGTCGAGCCATTTCGTCTAATCAGCTTCCAACTAAAAGATCACGGGTCCACCAGATATCGGTGGTTCAGTGGGCTATGAGGCTTCCAACTAGACATTGCTTTCAAATAACAGACATAGATTCAACAGATGATCATATGTTGAATGAACAAAAAGATGGATCTGTGGAAATAAACGGCGAAAGTGGAGCTATTGTTTGCGTTGGTGGTGATGATGAACTACAAACTGATTTATCTTCATCCCCTGATCACGATTCGATACGTTTACCGAAAGAATTGGAGGGTCTTCATGAAAAATATTCAGCCACTTGTAGATTGTTTCAATATGGAGAACTTGTCTCAGCAACAGCAAACTTCAAGCCTG AAAATATGATAGGAAAAGGAGGAAATAGTAAAGTTTACAAAGGGTGTCTTCCCGATGGCAAGGAAATAGCTGTCAAAATATTGAAATCTTCCGAAGATGTTTTAAATGAGTTTGTATTAGAAATTGAGATTATTACTGCTCTTCATCATCAAAATATCATTTCCCTTTTCGGGTTTTGTTTTGAAGACAACCATCTCCTCTTAGTTTATGATTTTCTGTCAAGAGGAAGTCTTGAGGACAATTTGCATG GAAATAAAAAAAATGTGGCATTTGGATGGAGCGAGAGATATAAGGTTGCTGTGGGTGTAGCTGAGGCACTTGTTTATCTACACCGTAACTGTGATCAAACAGTTATCCACAGGGATGTTAAATCGTCAAATATATTACTGTCTGATGATTTTGAGCCGCAG CTTTCTGATTTTGGCCTTGCAAAGTGGGCGTCAACCACCTCATCGCACATTACTTGCACTGATGTTGCAGGAACTTTTGG ATACTTGGCTCCAGAATATTTCATGTATGGGAAAGTAACCGATAAGATCGACGTCTATGCATTTGGTGTTGTTCTGCTTGAGCTTCTTTCAGGGAGAAAACCAATAAGCAACGAATGCCCGAAGGGCGAGGAAAGCTTGGTTATGTGG GCAAAACCGATTTTAAGTGGTGGCAAATTTTCTCAATTATTAGACAAAAGCTTGGGCGATAATTATGATGCTGATCAGATGGAGAGGTTGGCTTTAGCTTCTACTCTTTGCATCAGACGTGCACCACGTGCTAGACCCCACATGACCTCT GTTCTGAAACTTCTTCAAGGAGATATTGAAGTGACTGCGTGGGCCCGACTAGAACTAGATTCTACAGGAGGGTCTGATGCCCGACTACAAGTTTTAGAAGACGAAGGGATTTCACAATCAAATATAAGGTCTCATCTTAGCCTTGCATTGCTTGATGTCGAGGACTCGTCTCTTTCGATGAGTAGTGTTGAGGAAAGTGTGTCGTTAGAGGATTATCTTCGAGGCAGATGGAGCCGGTCATCAAGTTTTGACTAG
- the LOC139859329 gene encoding uncharacterized protein translates to MNCNEKFNKRSSRKDSEIDKSVLAYKKKWFDELKKKNAMDENFEWFIRKHIQKYGYEENDDDPQYVQFLKNLSVNGKSYKLAIYKNNEFSHFIKYEEREEEEDDEELDGYDPLTCEFDINGDKGDNGEFKEKVNEKEVDIPEASRKNENNKDVNSESGYQMALNGYAPDNDGGYELKLDGINVTYENKPSTSYDSDIQILENITDVDEVEVRKSLKEKLLPILRKPYSSKEYKELLVYLEKKKPICRNIPLRTRDISSAMKKEGKSLLDDAPGRVRKKVAAAKKQRDWPTTLNLMRMYRFWLENPDGNDVFKPWSDKDCLSVLPLQHTK, encoded by the exons ATGAATTGTAATGAGAAATTCAATAAGAGATCTTCAAGAAAAGATTCTGAAATCGATAAGTCTGTTTTGGCTTATAAGAAAAAATGGTTTGATGAATTGAAGAAAAAGAATGCGATGGATGAAAACTTTGAATGGTTTATTCGAAAGCATATTCAAAAATACGGTTACGAGGAGAACGATGATGACCCTCAATATGTGCAGTTTTTGAAGAACCTCTCTGTAAACGGAAAATCGTATAAGCTTGCAATTTACAAAAACAATGAGTTCTCTCATTTTATAAAATACGAAGaacgtgaagaagaagaagatgatgaagaattagATGGGTATGACCCGTTAACGTGTGAGTTTGATATTAATGGAGATAAAGGGGATAATGGTGAATTTAAGGAAAAAGTTAACGAAAAAGAAGTGGATATTCCAGAAGCTTCTAGAAAGAACGAGAATAACAAGGATGTGAATTCGGAATCTGGTTACCAGATGGCCTTAAATGGTTACGCACCTGATAATGACGGTGGATATGAACTTAAACTTGATGGAATAAATGTAACATATGAAAATAAGCCTAGCACCAGTTACGATTCAGATATACAGATCTTGGAAAATATTACCGATGTCGATGAAGTAGAAGTCCGTAAATCt TTAAAGGAGAAGCTCTTACCTATTTTAAGAAAGCCGTATAGTAGCAAAGAGTATAAAGAGCTTTTGGTTTATTTAGAGAAAAAGAAGCCAATATGTCGTAATATACCCTTGCGTACAAGGGATATATCTTCTGCTATGAAAAAAGAGGGGAAGTCACTCCTTGATGATGCCCCTG GACGTGTTCGAAAGAAAGTTGCAGCTGCCAAGAAACAGAGAGATTGGCCTACAACTCTTAATCTCATGAGAATGTATCGCTTCTGGTTAGAA AACCCCGATGGCAACGATGTATTCAAGCCATGGTCTGATAAAGACtgtctcagtgtcctaccactgcAGCATACTAAATAA
- the LOC139857667 gene encoding probable methyltransferase PMT10, translated as MRATTSFFTTNHFTNPNTFIKTLVASFIFLSIFFAVKHFPSSTTATTTNIAAAVIYSAFNSTVNSSTTSPPKPITLSSPPPSPPPPRLPEDVVARTGIVDDNGAMTDDFVIGDYDSRLLDNAVNESSVERVSESDENWVKIKKFKICDESKREYIPCLDNLLIISKLNASEKWEKCERHCPEIGSELDCLVPNPKGYKDHIPWPKSRDEVWYDNVPHTRLVEDKGGQNWISRNKDKFIFPGGGTQFIHGANQYLDQISKMVPDIAFGQHVRVALDVGCGVASFGAFLLDRNVTTLSIAPKDVHENQIQFALERGVPAMVAVFATRRLLYPSQAFDLIHCSRCRINWTRDDGILLLEVNRMLRAGGYFVWAAQPVYKHDDKLQEQWKEMEDLTGRLCWELVAKEGYIAIWRKSLNNTCYLARNPDVQPPICDADDDPDNVWYVPLKACITRLPENGYGGNVTMWPARLNYPPDRLQSIKMDAFLSRKDIYKAESKYWKDITYSYVNVFRWKKLNVRNVMDMRARYGGFAAGLIDHGVDCWVMNVVPVSDTNTLPVIYDRGLIGVMHDWCEPFDTYPRTYDILNAAGLFSIEQKSRCDISTIMLEMNRILRPNGHVYIRDANSIIYKLEEIAKAMGWITHVFDNGEGPNAGAKLLTCEKRL; from the exons ATGAGAGCCACCACAAGTTTCTTCACAACAAATCACTTTACAAACCCTAACACCTTCATCAAAACCTTAGTCGCTTCATTTATCTTTCTCTCTATCTTCTTCGCAGTCAAACACTTCCCTTCTTCCACCACCGCCACCACTACCAACATAGCCGCCGCCGTCATTTACTCGGCATTCAATTCCACCGTCAACAGCTCCACAACTTCACCTCCGAAACCGATCACACTATCCTCACCTCCGCCTTCTCCGCCGCCGCCACGGCTGCCGGAAGATGTGGTTGCAAGGACAGGTATCGTGGATGACAACGGAGCGATGACGGATGATTTCGTGATCGGTGATTACGATTCGAGGTTACTTGATAATGCGGTTAATGAAAGTTCAGTGGAGAGAGTGAGTGAGAGTGATGAAAATTGGGTGAAAATTAAGAAATTTAAAATTTGTGATGAGAGTAAAAGAGAGTATATACCTTGTTTggataatttattaataatttcaAAGTTAAATGCAAGTGAAAAGTGGGAGAAATGTGAAAGGCATTGTCCAGAAATAGGAAGTGAATTGGATTGTTTGGTGCCTAATCCCAAGGGTTATAAAGATCATATTCCGTGGCCGAAAAGCCGAGATGAG GTATGGTATGATAATGTACCTCATACACGTTTAGTTGAAGATAAAGGAGGGCAGAACTGGATATCAAGAAACAAGGACAAATTCATATTTCCTGGAGGTGGAACACAGTTTATACACGGTGCAAATCAGTACTTGGATCAGATTTCTAAG ATGGTTCCTGACATTGCGTTTGGTCAACATGTTCGAGTCGCATTAGATGTTGGTTGTGGTGTAGCAAGTTTTGGTGCCTTCTTATTGGACCGCAATGTTACTACTTTATCTATAGCACCAAAAGACGTTCATGAAAATCAAATTCAATTTGCGTTAGAACGTGGTGTTCCTGCCATGGTGGCAGTATTTGCAACACGTCGTTTATTATATCCAAGCCAAGCGTTTGATTTAATACATTGCTCGAGGTGTAGAATAAATTGGACCCGTGATG ATGGAATTCTGCTTCTGGAGGTGAACAGGATGCTAAGGGCTGGAGGATACTTTGTGTGGGCAGCACAACCTGTTTATAAACATGATGATAAGCTTCAAGAACAATGGAAAG AAATGGAGGATCTTACTGGACGCTTATGTTGGGAACTTGTAGCAAAGGAAGGATATATTGCCATATGGCGCAAATCTCTCAATAACACATGTTACCTTGCTCGTAATCCAGATGTACAACCTCCGATTTGTGATGCCGATGATGACCCTGATAATGTTTG GTATGTCCCGTTGAAGGCATGCATTACTCGATTACCTGAGAACGGTTATGGAGGGAATGTTACAATGTGGCCTGCACGCCTTAATTATCCACCAGACAGGCTTCAAAGTATAAAGATGGATGCTTTTTTGTCCAGGAAGGATATTTACAAGGCGGAGTCGAAATATTGGAAAGATATAACTTATAGTTATGTAAATGTTTTCCGCTGGAAGAAGTTAAACGTACGAAACGTGATGGACATGCGAGCAAGATATGGAGG ATTTGCAGCAGGTTTAATTGATCATGGGGTTGATTGCTGGGTGATGAACGTTGTTCCCGTTAGTGATACCAATACGTTACCTGTAATCTATGATCGCGGACTCATAGGTGTCATGCACGACTG GTGTGAGCCATTTGACACGTACCCGAGAACCTACGACATATTAAATGCTGCTGGTCTCTTCTCCATAGAGCAGAAAAG CAGGTGTGACATCTCCACCATCATGCTTGAGATGAATAGAATATTACGTCCAAATGGACACGTTTATATTCGTGATGCTAATTCAATCATTTATAAACTCGAAGAAATTGCAAAGGCAATGGGATGGATTACACACGTATTTGACAATGGTGAGGGCCCCAACGCTGGTGCCAAGCTTTTGACATGTGAAAAACGTCTATAG
- the LOC139858542 gene encoding probable methyltransferase PMT25, with product MGYVKYSKVDAKKSSSSKATVIIIIGVFLVGVWMFMSSPVFPGQNPNLPAQDSKIESESKSKSKVSANPSSQFEDISRDLPEDATKDGVNEETAQDEPSRTNAGIADESGNDSSPSESEKSKSKSILEEESSSSRTDESEELSSVVQKEENKPKETKKPESFPDAGQSELLKETETLNGVFSTQAAESASEKKSQKSSGLKNQDGYQWKTCNATTGPDFIPCLDNTEALRHIRTTLHYEHRERHCPAELPTCVVPLPQGYRIPIRWPKSRDQIWYNNVPRTKLAEVKGHQNWVKVSGEYLTFPGGGTQFKNGALHYIDQIQKSLPDIEWGKRTRVILDVGCGVASFGGYLFERDVIAMSFAPKDEHEAQVQFALERGIPAISAVMGTQRLPFPSKIFDVIHCARCRVPWHIEGGKLLLELNRMLRPGGYFVWSATPVYQKLAEDVKTWNAMTELTKGMCWELVKVYSDKLNQVGAAIYRKPTTNECYQNRQQNVPPLCKSNDDPDAIWNVKLEACMHKIPVDASVRGTKWPKMWPERVMSPPYWLKSTDIGVYGKPAPEDFTANYEHWKRVVSKSYLNGLGIDWTSVRNIMDMRSIYGGFAAALKDLKVWVMNVVPTDSPDTLPIIYERGLFGIYHDWCESFSTYPRTYDLLHADHLFTSLRKRCKLTSVMAEVDRILRPEGKLIVRDNVETIAEIENMAKSLHWNVRMSYNKENEGLLCVEKTLWRPTEVETLAYTY from the exons ATGGGTTATGTAAAGTACTCCAAGGTTGATGCAAAGAAATCGTCTAGTTCCAAGGCAACGGTTATAATTATAATCGGTGTCTTTTTAGTTGGAGTATGGATGTTTATGTCATCGCCCGTTTTCCCGGGTCAGAATCCAAACTTGCCAGCTCAGGATTCAAAAATAGAGTCAgaatcaaagtcaaagtcaaaggttTCCGCAAATCCGTCTTCCCAGTTTGAAGATATTTCGCGTGATTTACCAGAAGACGCAACAAAAGATGGGGTTAATGAAGAAACTGCTCAAGACGAACCTTCAAGAACGAATGCTGGAATTGCTGACGAATCAGGAAATGATTCTAGTCCAAGTGAAAGtgaaaagtcaaagtcaaagtcaattcTTGAGGAAGAAAGTAGTAGTTCTAGGACTGATGAATCCGAGGAATTATCTTCTGTGGTTCAAAAAGAAGAAAATAAACCGAAAGAGACTAAAAAGCCCGAATCTTTCCCGGATGCGGGTCAATCTGAACTTCTAAAGGAAACCGAAACTTTAAATGGAGTGTTTTCGACACAAGCAGCTGAGTCAGCAAGCGAGAAAAAATCGCAAAAATCGTCTGGGTTAAAGAATCAAGATGGTTACCAGTGGAAGACATGTAATGCCACAACGGGTCCTGATTTTATCCCGTGTCTTGATAATACGGAAGCACTTAGACATATTCGTACGACATTGCACTACGAACACAGGGAGCGACATTGTCCAGCTGAATTGCCAACGTGCGTAGTCCCGTTGCCTCAAGGGTACAGAATCCCGATCAGGTGGCCTAAAAGCCGAGATCAG ATATGGTACAACAATGTTCCCCGTACAAAGCTGGCCGAGGTCAAAGGGCATCAAAACTGGGTCAAAGTAAGCGGAGAGTATCTTACATTCCCGGGGGGTGGTACTCAGTTCAAAAATGGAGCTCTTCACTATATCGACCAAATCCAAAAg TCGCTACCTGATATTGAATGGGGAAAAAGAACCCGTGTGATACTAGACGTTGGATGTGGAGTGGCAAGCTTCGGGGGATACCTTTTCGAGCGTGATGTCATCGCGATGTCGTTTGCTCCAAAAGACGAGCATGAAGCTCAAGTGCAATTTGCACTCGAAAGGGGTATTCCTGCCATTTCAGCTGTCATGGGTACCCAAAGATTGCCGTTTCCCAGTAAGATCTTTGATGTCATTCATTGTGCACGTTGCAGAGTCCCGTGGCACATTGAAG GCGGAAAACTTCTGTTAGAGCTCAATCGCATGTTAAGACCCGGTGGTTATTTTGTTTGGTCTGCTACCCCGGTTTACCAAAAATTGGCTGAAGATGTGAAAACATGGAACG CTATGACTGAATTGACCAAGGGTATGTGCTGGGAGCTGGTGAAGGTTTATAGTGATAAATTGAACCAAGTCGGTGCAGCTATATACAGGAAGCCAACTACTAACGAATGCTATCAAAACAGACAACAAAATGTCCCACCTCTGTGCAAAAGTAACGATGATCCAGATGCAATCTG GAATGTGAAACTTGAGGCATGCATGCATAAAATTCCGGTTGATGCATCAGTACGCGGTACGAAATGGCCAAAGATGTGGCCCGAAAGAGTGATGTCACCGCCATATTGGTTAAAGAGTACAGATATCGGAGTTTACGGTAAACCAGCCCCCGAGGACTTCACCGCTAACTATGAGCACTGGAAACGTGTCGTGTCCAAGTCGTACTTGAACGGATTGGGAATCGATTGGACTTCTGTCAGAAATATTATGGACATGAGATCGATTTATGGAGG TTTTGCTGCTGCATTGAAGGATTTGAAAGTATGGGTGATGAATGTGGTCCCCACTGATTCTCCAGATACACTTCCGATTATATACGAACGTGGATTATTCGGGATATATCATGATTGGTGTGAATCGTTTAGCACGTACCCTCGAACATATGATCTTCTTCATGCAGATCATCTTTTCACATCTCTTAGGAAAAG GTGTAAGTTAACATCAGTGATGGCGGAAGTTGACAGGATTTTAAGACCGGAAGGAAAACTGATTGTGCGTGATAACGTTGAAACCATTGCTGAGATTGAAAACATGGCTAAATCTCTACATTGGAACGTTCGAATGAGTTACAACAAAGAAAACGAAGGATTGTTGTGTGTCGAAAAAACATTATGGCGACCAACAGAGGTCGAAACTTTAGCTTACACTTACTAA